From Penaeus chinensis breed Huanghai No. 1 chromosome 18, ASM1920278v2, whole genome shotgun sequence, one genomic window encodes:
- the LOC125034474 gene encoding uncharacterized protein LOC125034474 isoform X1, producing the protein MKVTLIMVLMAVVGLSSAYSLGDVYEKLQRVERDMSSGSTGTSMSLEKVEKRDISGGSGSMSVERIEKRDISGGSGSMSVERIEKRDISGGSGSMSVERIEKRDISGGSGSMSVERLEKRDISGGSSSLESREKRDAFAVSHDLDLRRLRRSASSGSGSYSIEE; encoded by the exons aTGAA GGTGACACTGATCATGGTCCTGATGGCCGTCGTTGGCCTCTCCTCTGCCTACTCCCTCGGCGATGTCTACGAGAAGCTCCAGCGTGTTGAAAG gGACATGAGCTCCGGGAGCACCGGGACGAGCATGTCCttagagaaagtagagaaaag AGACATCAGCGGGGGGAGCGGAAGCATGTCcgtggagagaatagagaaaag AGACATCAGCGGGGGGAGCGGAAGCATGTCcgtggagagaatagagaaaag AGACATCAGCGGGGGGAGCGGAAGCATGTCcgtggagagaatagagaaaag AGACATCAGCGGGGGGAGCGGAAGCATGTCCGTGGAGAGACTAGAGAAAAG AGACATCAGTGGAGGAAGCAGTTCCTTGGAAAGCAGGGAGAAACG tGATGCCTTCGCTGTCTCTCACGACCTCGATCTGAGGCGCCTCAGGAG AAGCGCCAGCTCCGGCAGTGGCAGCTACAGCATTGAGGAGTGA
- the LOC125034474 gene encoding uncharacterized protein LOC125034474 isoform X2, producing the protein MKVTLIMVLMAVVGLSSAYSLGDVYEKLQRVERDMSSGSTGTSMSLEKVEKRDISGGSGSMSVERIEKRDISGGSGSMSVERIEKRDISGGSGSMSVERIEKRDISGGSGSMSVERLEKRDISGGSSSLESREKRDAFAVSHDLDLRRLRSASSGSGSYSIEE; encoded by the exons aTGAA GGTGACACTGATCATGGTCCTGATGGCCGTCGTTGGCCTCTCCTCTGCCTACTCCCTCGGCGATGTCTACGAGAAGCTCCAGCGTGTTGAAAG gGACATGAGCTCCGGGAGCACCGGGACGAGCATGTCCttagagaaagtagagaaaag AGACATCAGCGGGGGGAGCGGAAGCATGTCcgtggagagaatagagaaaag AGACATCAGCGGGGGGAGCGGAAGCATGTCcgtggagagaatagagaaaag AGACATCAGCGGGGGGAGCGGAAGCATGTCcgtggagagaatagagaaaag AGACATCAGCGGGGGGAGCGGAAGCATGTCCGTGGAGAGACTAGAGAAAAG AGACATCAGTGGAGGAAGCAGTTCCTTGGAAAGCAGGGAGAAACG tGATGCCTTCGCTGTCTCTCACGACCTCGATCTGAGGCGCCTCAGGAG CGCCAGCTCCGGCAGTGGCAGCTACAGCATTGAGGAGTGA
- the LOC125034474 gene encoding uncharacterized protein LOC125034474 isoform X6: MKVTLIMVLMAVVGLSSAYSLGDVYEKLQRVERDMSSGSTGTSMSLEKVEKRDISGGSGSMSVERLEKRDISGGSSSLESREKRDAFAVSHDLDLRRLRRSASSGSGSYSIEE, translated from the exons atGAA GGTGACACTGATCATGGTACTGATGGCCGTCGTTGGCCTCTCCTCTGCCTACTCCCTCGGCGATGTCTACGAGAAGCTCCAGCGTGTTGAAAG gGACATGAGCTCCGGGAGCACCGGGACGAGTATGTCCttagagaaagtagagaaaag AGACATCAGCGGGGGGAGCGGAAGCATGTCCGTGGAGAGACTAGAGAAAAG AGACATCAGTGGAGGAAGCAGTTCCTTGGAAAGCAGGGAGAAACG tGATGCCTTCGCTGTCTCTCACGACCTCGATCTGAGGCGCCTCAGGAG AAGCGCCAGCTCCGGCAGTGGCAGCTACAGCATTGAGGAGTGA
- the LOC125034474 gene encoding uncharacterized protein LOC125034474 isoform X3, with the protein MKVTLIMVLMAVVGLSSAYSLGDVYEKLQRVERDMSSGSTGTSMSLEKVEKRDISGGSGSMSVERIEKRDISGGSGSMSVERLEKRDISGGSSSLESREKRDAFAVSHDLDLRRLRRSASSGSGSYSIEE; encoded by the exons atGAA GGTGACACTGATCATGGTACTGATGGCCGTCGTTGGCCTCTCCTCTGCCTACTCCCTCGGCGATGTCTACGAGAAGCTCCAGCGTGTTGAAAG gGACATGAGCTCCGGGAGCACCGGGACGAGTATGTCCttagagaaagtagagaaaag AGACATCAGCGGGGGGAGCGGAAGCATGTCcgtggagagaatagagaaaag AGACATCAGCGGGGGGAGCGGAAGCATGTCCGTGGAGAGACTAGAGAAAAG AGACATCAGTGGAGGAAGCAGTTCCTTGGAAAGCAGGGAGAAACG tGATGCCTTCGCTGTCTCTCACGACCTCGATCTGAGGCGCCTCAGGAG AAGCGCCAGCTCCGGCAGTGGCAGCTACAGCATTGAGGAGTGA
- the LOC125034474 gene encoding uncharacterized protein LOC125034474 isoform X5 — protein sequence MKVTLIMVLMAVVGLSSAYSLGDVYEKLQRVERDMSSGSTGTSMSLEKVEKRDISGGSGSMSVERIEKRDISGGSGSMSVERIEKRDISGGSSSLESRERRDAFAVSHDLDLRRLRSASSGSGSYSIEE from the exons aTGAA GGTGACACTGATCATGGTCCTGATGGCCGTCGTTGGCCTCTCCTCTGCCTACTCCCTCGGCGATGTCTACGAGAAGCTCCAGCGTGTTGAAAG gGACATGAGCTCCGGGAGCACCGGGACGAGCATGTCCttagagaaagtagagaaaag AGACATCAGCGGGGGGAGCGGAAGCATGTCcgtggagagaatagagaaaag AGACATCAGCGGGGGGAGCGGAAGCATGTCcgtggagagaatagagaaaag AGACATCAGTGGAGGAAGCAGTTCCTTGGAAAGCAGGGAGAGACG TGATGCCTTCGCTGTCTCTCACGACCTCGATCTGAGGCGCCTCAGGAG CGCCAGTTCCGGCAGTGGCAGCTACAGCATTGAGGAGTGA
- the LOC125034474 gene encoding uncharacterized protein LOC125034474 isoform X7 translates to MKVTLIMVLMAVVGLSSAYSLGDVYEKLQRVERDMSSGSTGTSMSLEKVEKRDISGGSGSMSVERIEKRDISGGSSSLESRERRDAFAVSHDLDLRRLRRSASSGSGSYSIEE, encoded by the exons aTGAA GGTGACACTGATCATGGTCCTGATGGCCGTCGTTGGCCTCTCCTCTGCCTACTCCCTCGGCGATGTCTACGAGAAGCTCCAGCGTGTTGAAAG gGACATGAGCTCCGGGAGCACCGGGACGAGCATGTCCttagagaaagtagagaaaag AGACATCAGCGGGGGGAGCGGAAGCATGTCcgtggagagaatagagaaaag AGACATCAGTGGAGGAAGCAGTTCCTTGGAAAGCAGGGAGAGACG TGATGCCTTCGCTGTCTCTCACGACCTCGATCTGAGGCGCCTCAGGAG AAGCGCCAGTTCCGGCAGTGGCAGCTACAGCATTGAGGAGTGA
- the LOC125034474 gene encoding uncharacterized protein LOC125034474 isoform X4, producing MKVTLIMVLMAVVGLSSAYSLGDVYEKLQRVERDMSSGSTGTSMSLEKVEKRDISGGSGSMSVERIEKRDISGGSGSMSVERIEKRDISGGSSSLESRERRDAFAVSHDLDLRRLRRSASSGSGSYSIEE from the exons aTGAA GGTGACACTGATCATGGTCCTGATGGCCGTCGTTGGCCTCTCCTCTGCCTACTCCCTCGGCGATGTCTACGAGAAGCTCCAGCGTGTTGAAAG gGACATGAGCTCCGGGAGCACCGGGACGAGCATGTCCttagagaaagtagagaaaag AGACATCAGCGGGGGGAGCGGAAGCATGTCcgtggagagaatagagaaaag AGACATCAGCGGGGGGAGCGGAAGCATGTCcgtggagagaatagagaaaag AGACATCAGTGGAGGAAGCAGTTCCTTGGAAAGCAGGGAGAGACG TGATGCCTTCGCTGTCTCTCACGACCTCGATCTGAGGCGCCTCAGGAG AAGCGCCAGTTCCGGCAGTGGCAGCTACAGCATTGAGGAGTGA
- the LOC125034480 gene encoding uncharacterized protein LOC125034480 isoform X3, translated as MKVTLIMVLMAVVGLSSAYSLGDVYEKLQRVERDISGISGSMSFEEVEKRDISGVSGSMSVERIEKRDISGGSGSMSVERIEKRDISGGSSSLESREKRDAFAVSHDLDLRRLRRSASSGSGSYSIED; from the exons ATGAA GGTGACACTGATCATGGTCCTGATGGCCGTCGTTGGCCTCTCCTCTGCCTACTCCCTCGGCGATGTCTACGAGAAGCTCCAGCGTGTTGAAAG GGACATCAGCGGTATAAGCGGGAGCATGTCCTTCGAGGAAGTAGAGAAAAG AGACATCAGCGGGGTGAGCGGAAGCATGTCcgtggagagaatagagaaaag AGACATCAGCGGGGGGAGCGGAAGCATGTCcgtggagagaatagagaaaag AGACATCAGTGGAGGAAGCAGTTCCTTGGAAAGCAGGGAGAAGCG TGATGCCTTCGCTGTCTCTCACGACCTCGATCTGAGGCGCCTCAGGAG AAGCGCCAGTTCCGGCAGTGGCAGCTACAGCATTGAGGATTGA
- the LOC125034480 gene encoding uncharacterized protein LOC125034480 isoform X1, whose amino-acid sequence MLLVPRVTLIMVLMAVVGLSSAYSLGDVYEKLQRVERDISGISGSMSFEEVEKRDISGVSGSMSVERIEKRDISGGSGSMSVERIEKRDISGGSSSLESREKRDAFAVSHDLDLRRLRSASSGSGSYSIED is encoded by the exons ATGCTACTCGTTCCTAGGGTGACACTGATCATGGTCCTGATGGCCGTCGTTGGCCTCTCCTCTGCCTACTCCCTCGGCGATGTCTACGAGAAGCTCCAGCGTGTTGAAAG GGACATCAGCGGTATAAGCGGGAGCATGTCCTTCGAGGAAGTAGAGAAAAG AGACATCAGCGGGGTGAGCGGAAGCATGTCcgtggagagaatagagaaaag AGACATCAGCGGGGGGAGCGGAAGCATGTCcgtggagagaatagagaaaag AGACATCAGTGGAGGAAGCAGTTCCTTGGAAAGCAGGGAGAAGCG TGATGCCTTCGCTGTCTCTCACGACCTCGATCTGAGGCGCCTCAGGAG CGCCAGTTCCGGCAGTGGCAGCTACAGCATTGAGGATTGA
- the LOC125034480 gene encoding uncharacterized protein LOC125034480 isoform X4: protein MKVTLIMVLMAVVGLSSAYSLGDVYEKLQRVERDMSSGSTGTSMSLEKVEKRDISGGSGSMSVERIEKRDISGGSSSLESREKRDAFAVSHDLDLRRLRRSASSGSGSYSIED, encoded by the exons atGAA GGTGACACTGATCATGGTCCTGATGGCCGTCGTTGGCCTCTCCTCTGCCTACTCCCTCGGCGATGTCTACGAGAAGCTCCAGCGTGTTGAAAG gGACATGAGCTCCGGGAGCACCGGGACGAGCATGTCCttagagaaagtagagaaaag AGACATCAGCGGGGGGAGCGGAAGCATGTCcgtggagagaatagagaaaag AGACATCAGTGGAGGAAGCAGTTCCTTGGAAAGCAGGGAGAAGCG TGATGCCTTCGCTGTCTCTCACGACCTCGATCTGAGGCGCCTCAGGAG AAGCGCCAGTTCCGGCAGTGGCAGCTACAGCATTGAGGATTGA
- the LOC125034480 gene encoding uncharacterized protein LOC125034480 isoform X2 yields MKVTLIMVLMAVVGLSSAYSLGDVYEKLQRVERDMSSGSTGTSMSLEKVEKRDISGGSGSMSVERIEKRDISGGSGSMSVERIEKRDISGGSSSLESREKRDAFAVSHDLDLRRLRRSASSGSGSYSIED; encoded by the exons atGAA GGTGACACTGATCATGGTCCTGATGGCCGTCGTTGGCCTCTCCTCTGCCTACTCCCTCGGCGATGTCTACGAGAAGCTCCAGCGTGTTGAAAG gGACATGAGCTCCGGGAGCACCGGGACGAGCATGTCCttagagaaagtagagaaaag AGACATCAGCGGGGGGAGCGGAAGTATGTCcgtggagagaatagagaaacg AGACATCAGCGGGGGGAGCGGAAGCATGTCcgtggagagaatagagaaaag AGACATCAGTGGAGGAAGCAGTTCCTTGGAAAGCAGGGAGAAGCG TGATGCCTTCGCTGTCTCTCACGACCTCGATCTGAGGCGCCTCAGGAG AAGCGCCAGTTCCGGCAGTGGCAGCTACAGCATTGAGGATTGA
- the LOC125034486 gene encoding uncharacterized protein LOC125034486, whose translation MKVTLILVLMAVVGLSSAYSLGDVSEKLQRVERDISAGSTGTSNSMSLESREKRDISGDSTGTSSLETRERRDAFAVSHDLDLRRLRRRASPDSGSSESNSASSSEEMTTTAP comes from the exons ATGAA GGTGACACTGATCCTGGTCCTGATGGCCGTCGTTGGCCTCTCCTCTGCCTACTCCCTCGGCGATGTCTCCGAGAAACTCCAGCGTGTTGAGAG gGACATCAGCGCTGGGAGCACCGGTACGAGCAATAGCATGTCCttggagagcagagagaaaag AGATATCAGCGGGGACAGCACCGGGACGAGTTCCTTGGAAACCAGGGAGAGGCG TGATGCCTTCGCTGTCTCTCACGACCTTGATCTGAGGCGCCTCAGGAG ACGCGCCAGCCCCGACAGCGGCAGCTCCGAGAGTAACAGCGCCAGCAGCTCTGAGGAAATGACAACTACCGCGCCTTGA
- the LOC125034479 gene encoding covalently-linked cell wall protein 14-like gives MRVTLVSVLVLSLLGICCAWSVRKFPEALQDVKRSSSESSSSEESPESTSSESSDSSGSSEETTISETTTAEVTTTAEVTTTAEVTTTAEVTTTAAVTTTAAVTTTAAGTTTAAGTTTAAGTTTAAGTTPNP, from the exons ATGAG GGTTACACTCGTTTCGGTTCTCGTTCTCTCCTTGCTGGGCATCTGTTGCGCCTGGTCTGTGAGGAAATTCCCTGAGGCTCTCCAAGACGTTAAGAGAAG TTCCAGTGAATCCAGCAGTAGCGAGGAGTCGCCTGAATCAACGAGCAGCGAGTCAAG TGACTCTTCGGGGAGCAGCGAGGAGACGACTATAAG CGAAACGACCACAGCGGAAGTGACAACCACAGCGGAAGTGACAACCACAGCGGAAGTGACAACCACAGCGGAAGTGACAACAACAGCGGCAGTGACCACAACAGCGGCAGTGACCACCACAGCGGCAGGAACGACCACAGCGGCAGGAACGACCACAGCGGCAGGAACGACCACAGCGGCAGGAACGACCCCAAACCCCTGA